The DNA region GGGCGAGGCAGGGACGGCCCCGAACGTTCCCGGGCTGTCCGCCCCGTACGAGCCGCCGCTTCGGCCCGAGCTCACGGTCGACGGGGAGAGGGAGTCGCCGGAGGACGCCGCGCGCAGGATCGTGGAGGCGATCGACGCGGCGGGCTGCCTGGCGCGCTAAAGGACCTCGAGCGCGCCCTGGTACGTCGCGTAGGTGACCGGATCGTACAGGACGAACCGGACGCGGTACGGGGCGACGGCTTCGGTGGACAGGAACGACGCGACGGCTCCAAGCGCCACCGGGGCCGCCATCTCCGGCGGGTACCCGTAGATCCCCGTGCTGATCGACGGGAACGCCACGGTGTGGAGACCGAGGGTCGCGGCGATCCGGAGGGCGTTCCGGTAGCAGGAGGCGAGCAACGCGGCTTCGCCGTGCTCCCCCCCCTGCCACACCGGACCGACGGCGTGGATCACGTGGCGGGCGTGGAGTCTGCCGCCTCCGGTCAGGACCGCCTCGCCCACCGGGCAGTCGCCGCGGGCGGCCCGCAGGACCCGGCACTCCGCGAGGATCTCCGGCCCGCCGGCCTTGTGGATGGCCCCGTCGACTCCGCCGCCGCCGAGGAGGGACGGGTTCGCGGCGTTCACGATCGCGTCGACCTCCTGTCGCGTGATGTCGCCCAGGACGAGTTCGATCACTCTGCCGGAGACGGTTTTTTCCATGGCGCATATTATACGATCAAACGCCGCGGAGGGGATGGCCGACTCCCTCCGGCGTTCCCTCCGGAACCGCCCCGGTCTTCGGACGCTGCTTACGGCCGTATCGAAGGCGGTCCGGGAGGCCGGCGGGAAGGTCTACCTCGCGGGCGGCTACCCGCGCGACCTGATGGAGGGGAAGGAGGCCGGGGACGCGGACCTCCTGGTCACCGGGCTCGGCCTCCGTCGGCTGGGGGCGCTTCTGCGGTCGCTCCCCGCTCGCGAAGCGGGCATCCGCGGCGTCGTGTCGGCGGGCCGGCATTTCCCGGTGCACCGGATCGCGCTGGAGCGGGAGAGAGGGTACGTCGACGTCTCCGCGGGCAGGACCGTCCCGGCGCAGGCGGAACGCGGGGCCGTCCCCCGGGGAGTCGCGGATCCGGAGGCGTACGCCGACGCGTCCCGCCGGGATTTCACGATCAACAGCCTTCTCTTTCCCGTTTCTCCCGGACGCGCGGCGCGGGACGGGAAACTGCTCGATTTCTTCGGCGGAGCGGACGACCTGCGCCGGAAGCGGATCCGATGCGTCGGGGATCCGGAGGACCGGTTCCGCGAAGACCCGGTGCGCATGCTGCGGGCGGTGCGCGCGAAGAACGAACGAAGGGGATTCTCGATCGATCCGGCGACGGCGCGGGAGATCCGCCGCCTGGGGCCGACGCTGCTGCCCGGGCTACCGATGGACAGGGTTTCCGCCGAACTGGTCCGGACTCTCTCCGCGGACCCCGCCGGGTCGGTGGAGCGATCGGCCGCCCTCTCCCGATTCCGGTCCTGCTCGCGAACCTGTTCGCCGACCTCCCGGAACCTCCGCCGAGGGAAGCGTTGCGTCGCCTCCGGCTCCCCGCGGTCCGAAGCGTGTCGGCGATGCTGTCCGCGCTGGATATCTTGCGCCACCCGGAACGGTGCCGATACCCGCTGGCGGAAACCGAGGCGGTTCTCGCGCGCGCCGAAGATTCCCGGGCCCTTGCGGCCTTGTATCGATCGGTGATGAAGGAGTCGGGGCTGCGGCCGCGGAACCTGATCCTTTTCTCGAGGAAATGCGGCGCGACGCCGGTTTGGATCAACGGTTCATGGCTGGTCGACAATGGGTTTCCCGAGGGGCCGTCAAGAGAGGACGCCCTCCTTCGGGTAAGGGAGGCCTCCCTGTCCGGCGAAGTTCGCGGCAGGCGGGAGGCGGAAGCGCTCGCACGTTCGCTGGCAAGGAATATAATGGAGTCGGGTCCGGGCCGGAACGGAAAGGAGCCCTCATGATCACCGCGGTCGCAAATCGAATGGCCGTGATCGCGGTCCTTCTCGCGCTTCTGCTTCCATCCGGATGCGCGACGGCGCCGCCGGAGACGAAACCGGACGCTTCCTCTCCGTATACCGTCCGGATCCCCGGCGCGGAACCGGTGGAGCTCGAGGCGACGACCGCCCCTCCCGCCCACCAACCCGAGCTTCCCCCCAACGACGCCGACGAGAAGAAGGGGCGCTGGCTCCGCGTGATCGAAGTGGAGCGCAATCCTAAACCGGCGGCGCCGGCAACCGGCGGGGAACCCGCCGCGCCCGCGGCCGCGCCCGGCAACTGATCATCGGGGGGGGAAGGTCAGCGGGACCGTCCGCCCTCGCCGCGCCCGCCGCCGCCGAAATCACCTCGGCCGCCGCCTCCGCCCCGATCGCCTCCGCCGCCGCGTTCGCCTCCTCCGCCGCGACCGCCGCCGATGCCCCGCTCGCCGCGGAGATCCCTGCCCGCGTCCCCGCCGCTCGGAGCGCGGACGGCCGGAGCCCGTTCCTCACGCGCGCGCTCACCGGCGTCGGCGGGAGTGCGGGACTGCACCCGGGGAACGGCCTCGGGCGTACGGGACGGCGTGCCCCCTTCGCGCGGCGCGCTCTCGGGCGGACGGGTCAGCGTCCGTCCCTCGCGCGGCGCCACGCCGCCGCGGCCGACATTCCGCTCGCGGTCCGCCTTCCCTTGCGTGACCGACCGGTCCCGCGGTACGCGGACCGGCCGTTCCATGGTTCGCGACGGCGGCGTCCTCACGACGGGCGCGGTCGATCCTCCCGTCCGCCCGCGCTCCACGACGGCGGGTCGCCCCATGGTCCGCTCGGGACGGATCCCCCGGTTATCGGGCCTCGGGTTCGCCTGTATCGCCTGCCGAACCGCGGTCTGGCGCTCCGCCCGGACCGCCGCCCAGTCGCGCCACTCGCGGCGATTGTCGCCCGCCCGCGTGAACACCCTCCCCGGTTCCAGCGGACGGTTCCATCGGGCGAGCCGGGAATCTCCGGGGCGGAACTCCGCGCGGCGGAACCTCTCCCCCGGGCGCAACGGGACCCAGCGGACATCCCGCCCTTCCGGGACGAACCGGACCCTCGCGGAGTGGAAGAACACGTTGTGGTGGAAATGGCGGAACGACCCGAAGAAGAAATTGACCGACACGAACGAGTTGTACGGAGTCCAGAACCATCCGAAAACGGGATCGGAAAGCCAGTACCCGCACCGATACGGGTACCAGCCCCACGGCTCGTTCGATACCCACGTCCACCCGTACGGCGAGATCCAGACCCAGCGGCCGTACACGTACGGGGACCACCCCGCCGCGACCCTCGGACGCCACACGTACCCGTACGTCGGGACGGTGACCCACTCTCCGTAATCGGAAAGTTCGCTCGCCACCGTCGGCGGGACGTCGCCGTGCCGCGCCGATTCCGGAGGCGGGGAGGAAGCCGTGTAATCCGCGCCTCCGCCGCGATACCGGTCGATCGTGACGTCGCCGCCGATCGTCGCAACCTCCCCCTCCCGCAGCCGGAAATCGTCTCCGTCCTGCGTGACCGTCGCCGCTCCCCGGCGGACGACCAGGCGGGTCTCGTCGACGTCGGTGACGGTCAGCCAGAACCTGCCCGGCCCGGGAAAGTGGGTGCGACCGCCGCCCGGAATCCGGACGGTCACCGGCGCGAAATCGTCATCGGGGAGGTCGAACCGGATCTCTCCGGCCCGCAGGCGGAAGGTGGATTTCCCCTCCTGGGCGTCCCGCAGCTCGAGGTCGGTTCCCGACGTCAACAGGACGAACTGTGAGCCGTGGAACTGCAGCTCCGCCTCGGAGCCTTCCGGCACGCTGATCCGGCTCCGGGGCGGAAGCGGCGCGTTGCTCGGGAACTCCTGCCACTCCCCCTCGTCCGCCAGGCGGACCCCCACCGACCCGGCCAGAACCTTCAGGCGGGCGACGGAGTAGGCGGGGATTCCCGCGTCATCCCCCTCGCGGTCTTCCGCACCGGCGGGAAACGCGAACGACAGGACGAAAACGACGATCGCCGACAGGATACGGACAGCGCGTTTCATGGCGTGTACCTCCCGCTTTCCTTACACGTTAGACGCGCCGGGGTACGACGAATATTCACCCCCGTACTGCTATACTTGACCCTCTTATACCACGACGGGGAGCACCGACTTGTACCGACTCACCGAGCGGAACCGCACCATCGGGGAGATGTTCTCCGGGATCGCCCCGAGGTACGACTTCCTGAACCGGCTCCTGTCCCTGGGGGTGGACCGGGGATGGCGGCGCCGCGCCGTGGCGGAGATGATCCCCTTGCGCGGGGGCCGGCACCTCGACGTGGCCACGGGAACGGCGGACATGGCGCTGGAGGTCGTTCGTCAGAAGGGAGGGGAGGCCGCCGTCGCGGCCGCGGACATCTCCCTCGAGATGATGCGGATCGGGCGGGAGAAGTGCCGCAAGGGGGGATCCGCGGCGCGGGTCGCCTTCGTCCGGGCACCGGGGGAATCGCTCCCGTTCCGCGACGGGACGTTCGATTCGGCGTGCGTCGCCTTCGGCATCCGGAACGTCGTGGACCGCGAGCGGGGCCTGGGAGAGATGTGCCGCGTCGTCCGCGCCGGCGGGCGCGTCGTGGTGCTCGAGTTCTCCTCGCCCGAAGGGACCTTCTTCGGGGCTCTCTACC from Deltaproteobacteria bacterium includes:
- a CDS encoding FecR domain-containing protein, which gives rise to MKRAVRILSAIVVFVLSFAFPAGAEDREGDDAGIPAYSVARLKVLAGSVGVRLADEGEWQEFPSNAPLPPRSRISVPEGSEAELQFHGSQFVLLTSGTDLELRDAQEGKSTFRLRAGEIRFDLPDDDFAPVTVRIPGGGRTHFPGPGRFWLTVTDVDETRLVVRRGAATVTQDGDDFRLREGEVATIGGDVTIDRYRGGGADYTASSPPPESARHGDVPPTVASELSDYGEWVTVPTYGYVWRPRVAAGWSPYVYGRWVWISPYGWTWVSNEPWGWYPYRCGYWLSDPVFGWFWTPYNSFVSVNFFFGSFRHFHHNVFFHSARVRFVPEGRDVRWVPLRPGERFRRAEFRPGDSRLARWNRPLEPGRVFTRAGDNRREWRDWAAVRAERQTAVRQAIQANPRPDNRGIRPERTMGRPAVVERGRTGGSTAPVVRTPPSRTMERPVRVPRDRSVTQGKADRERNVGRGGVAPREGRTLTRPPESAPREGGTPSRTPEAVPRVQSRTPADAGERAREERAPAVRAPSGGDAGRDLRGERGIGGGRGGGGERGGGGDRGGGGGRGDFGGGGRGEGGRSR
- a CDS encoding CCA tRNA nucleotidyltransferase, which produces MADSLRRSLRNRPGLRTLLTAVSKAVREAGGKVYLAGGYPRDLMEGKEAGDADLLVTGLGLRRLGALLRSLPAREAGIRGVVSAGRHFPVHRIALERERGYVDVSAGRTVPAQAERGAVPRGVADPEAYADASRRDFTINSLLFPVSPGRAARDGKLLDFFGGADDLRRKRIRCVGDPEDRFREDPVRMLRAVRAKNERRGFSIDPATAREIRRLGPTLLPGLPMDRVSAELVRTLSADPAGSVERSAALSRFRSCSRTCSPTSRNLRRGKRCVASGSPRSEACRRCCPRWISCATRNGADTRWRKPRRFSRAPKIPGPLRPCIDR
- a CDS encoding O-acetyl-ADP-ribose deacetylase, coding for MEKTVSGRVIELVLGDITRQEVDAIVNAANPSLLGGGGVDGAIHKAGGPEILAECRVLRAARGDCPVGEAVLTGGGRLHARHVIHAVGPVWQGGEHGEAALLASCYRNALRIAATLGLHTVAFPSISTGIYGYPPEMAAPVALGAVASFLSTEAVAPYRVRFVLYDPVTYATYQGALEVL
- the ubiE gene encoding bifunctional demethylmenaquinone methyltransferase/2-methoxy-6-polyprenyl-1,4-benzoquinol methylase UbiE; the protein is MYRLTERNRTIGEMFSGIAPRYDFLNRLLSLGVDRGWRRRAVAEMIPLRGGRHLDVATGTADMALEVVRQKGGEAAVAAADISLEMMRIGREKCRKGGSAARVAFVRAPGESLPFRDGTFDSACVAFGIRNVVDRERGLGEMCRVVRAGGRVVVLEFSSPEGTFFGALYRFYFTRVLPAVAGLFSRRSAYRYLPESVLAFPSPADFEAMMRAAGCRSVSRRPLTLGIVTLYVGVR